A genomic stretch from Pseudooceanicola aestuarii includes:
- a CDS encoding LysR family transcriptional regulator gives MRQLDSDLLRSFLAVADAGSMTGGAQQVHRSQSAVSLQIGQLEELLGTPVFLRHGRGVHLTEAGETLLTAARQVVQILDRTRAEIGGKGLAGRLRLGIPEEHGTGHLPTIIGRFARRHPEAEVMVRSANSSAFPAALASGQLDMAIHDVETVTERMTLLRDVPLGWVGSRSHPLPPVGTVPVALFDSACWWRAAAVRSLEKCERDYRVVLTSESSGGIAAAIEAGIAIGLLDCSNLPKALVPLAPIAGLAAPSPSKLVLEMAAVPSSPLAKAMAETVIRSYREKAP, from the coding sequence ATGAGACAACTCGACAGCGATCTCCTGCGATCTTTCCTTGCGGTTGCCGATGCCGGAAGCATGACCGGAGGCGCGCAGCAGGTGCATCGCTCCCAATCCGCCGTTAGCTTGCAGATCGGCCAGCTCGAAGAGTTGCTGGGCACGCCGGTCTTTCTGCGACATGGGCGGGGTGTCCACCTGACCGAAGCCGGAGAGACGCTTCTGACCGCAGCGCGGCAGGTCGTTCAGATTCTGGATCGCACACGGGCCGAAATCGGCGGCAAGGGCCTTGCCGGTCGGCTGCGGCTGGGCATACCGGAGGAGCATGGCACGGGCCACCTGCCGACCATCATCGGCCGGTTCGCCCGCCGCCACCCCGAAGCGGAGGTGATGGTGCGATCCGCGAACAGCAGCGCGTTTCCAGCCGCGCTGGCCTCCGGGCAACTGGACATGGCCATCCACGACGTCGAAACCGTGACAGAGCGCATGACCTTGCTGCGGGACGTGCCCCTGGGCTGGGTCGGCAGTAGATCCCATCCGCTGCCCCCGGTCGGCACGGTGCCGGTGGCGCTTTTTGACAGCGCCTGCTGGTGGCGGGCCGCAGCGGTTCGGTCGCTGGAAAAATGCGAACGCGACTACCGCGTGGTCCTCACCAGCGAAAGTTCGGGCGGCATCGCCGCGGCGATCGAGGCCGGTATCGCCATAGGTCTGCTGGATTGTTCAAACTTGCCGAAGGCCCTCGTCCCGCTTGCCCCCATCGCGGGGCTGGCGGCACCGTCCCCCTCGAAACTCGTGCTCGAAATGGCGGCCGTGCCCTCCAGTCCACTGGCCAAGGCGATGGCGGAAACCGTCATCCGCTCCTACCGGGAAAAGGCCCCATAG
- a CDS encoding response regulator: MAHRIMSVDDSEIAQEFIRAALSDIGYENLVSFLNPLEAFEALSSGQETADLILVDVMMPEIDGVELCARIRGVKDLVDTPIIMLTSRTDMETLNHAFLAGANDYVTKPFNRIELQARMRSCLRLKSELDRRHSGGGHRRAPRVPVAEMTEVLNNKAGFQAALQAVPAAVHHRFGLTVFRVVGLHEAADRTPSESAEIYGSIGGLLGAVPVPARDIFCHWDKDLFCLATLDATEDSMRRTAQTFIDAVSQVRLSYRESWAKIPLALCATLVLPGKLPPASALGQGIAAAERFANTAGPGIQVTSPVAVGN; encoded by the coding sequence ATGGCACATCGCATCATGTCCGTGGACGATTCGGAGATCGCGCAGGAGTTCATCCGCGCCGCGCTGTCCGACATCGGCTACGAAAATCTCGTCAGCTTCCTGAACCCGCTGGAGGCGTTCGAAGCCCTGTCCAGCGGGCAGGAAACGGCGGACCTGATCCTTGTCGACGTGATGATGCCCGAGATCGACGGCGTCGAACTCTGCGCGCGCATTCGCGGGGTAAAGGATCTTGTGGACACGCCGATCATCATGCTGACCAGCCGCACCGACATGGAGACCCTGAACCATGCCTTCCTGGCCGGGGCGAACGATTATGTGACCAAGCCGTTCAACCGGATCGAACTTCAGGCCAGGATGCGCAGCTGCCTGCGGCTGAAATCCGAACTCGACCGGCGGCATTCCGGCGGGGGGCACCGCCGGGCGCCCAGGGTGCCGGTCGCCGAAATGACCGAGGTTCTCAACAACAAGGCGGGATTTCAGGCGGCGCTACAGGCGGTCCCGGCCGCCGTGCACCACCGGTTCGGGCTGACGGTGTTCCGCGTGGTCGGGCTGCATGAAGCGGCGGACCGCACGCCCTCCGAAAGCGCCGAGATCTACGGCAGCATCGGCGGCCTGCTGGGCGCGGTGCCGGTGCCCGCGCGCGACATCTTCTGCCATTGGGACAAGGATCTGTTCTGTCTCGCCACCCTTGACGCAACCGAGGACAGCATGCGCCGGACCGCTCAGACCTTCATCGACGCCGTGAGCCAGGTCAGGCTGTCCTACCGGGAAAGCTGGGCCAAGATACCCTTGGCCCTGTGTGCAACTCTGGTTCTGCCCGGCAAACTGCCCCCGGCCTCGGCACTTGGTCAGGGGATCGCGGCAGCTGAACGTTTTGCGAATACGGCCGGGCCTGGCATCCAGGTCACGTCCCCTGTTGCGGTAGGTAACTGA
- a CDS encoding Hpt domain-containing protein has protein sequence MTNASEDFSQRVAKIRARFMEGVPARLNAIRDVVHCAESTDPHETQLRKAHRLLHDMAGSAAMLDLPEIEGAVRRALDIAESADAKNTPFDHADLLIIDTALSEILAAVAPDPSRS, from the coding sequence ATGACCAACGCAAGCGAGGACTTTTCACAACGCGTTGCGAAGATTCGCGCCCGTTTCATGGAGGGCGTCCCCGCACGATTGAACGCCATCCGCGATGTAGTACATTGCGCCGAAAGTACCGATCCGCACGAAACCCAGCTGCGCAAGGCGCATCGCCTGTTGCACGACATGGCCGGCAGCGCCGCGATGCTGGACTTGCCCGAAATTGAAGGTGCCGTACGGAGAGCACTGGACATTGCAGAGAGCGCCGATGCAAAGAACACGCCTTTCGATCACGCGGATCTGTTGATCATCGACACCGCGCTATCGGAGATTCTCGCGGCGGTGGCGCCGGACCCCTCCCGAAGCTAG
- a CDS encoding ATP-binding protein: MARPDYYPEADFAVDRRSRTQFRLLMITVVLVFLAGMFLLAWTDHRRSAARAHQQLGYFAELFQQSLEASLNIANLKMWAMIDDISYVPFRQTENVDDIYGRRLRRTVEDVPQIDSLLLIDTEGTVMWSTTEVMVGLNLADRAYFQKAITMSRGEFTVGSPINSRGTARRLTPIAWPIISSAGELRGIFVSSLGEPYFAELLSLQGVEDDMIVRIVTADGATAFATGTDGLADPGRLMTASRPIGALGLEIQVSRSRRAVLRNYWDRTLAFGFIATLLFFTVLLSAIRARSQSVMLAAGLKRSEQDRLKIQTTQREFDAIFENVGDGIVVFDDIDTLHRSNLAARRFLDVDDDESAVHRLRERLPPFADIPKETAVYPLNLAPRDPGGPPQRLQCRVMKLHLYGTDIAYCVLEDISAEERLAETRMSFVTSVNHELRTPLTSLSGALDLLRARFEAELPAGAKKLVNMAARNADRLLVLVNDILTLQAIDQQQLSINREPVAVAEALSEAVTTNTGYGVGRDVSIAADPLPTGEDPVLLLDRVRLQQVLANLISNAIKYSPPGSQVRIGAEIHPRSVRFYVSDTGPGIPEDALDRLFDRFTKPVHGHDIQVSGTGLGLAITRELVHRQGGEITVESRAQADGAKDSGTTFHVSFQRQSGTEGQTA; this comes from the coding sequence ATGGCACGCCCGGATTATTACCCAGAGGCGGACTTCGCCGTCGACCGCCGGTCCAGAACGCAGTTCCGGCTGCTGATGATCACGGTTGTCCTGGTCTTCCTGGCGGGGATGTTCCTTCTGGCCTGGACCGATCACCGCAGGTCCGCGGCGCGGGCCCATCAGCAATTGGGATATTTCGCCGAATTGTTCCAGCAATCGCTGGAGGCCTCGCTCAATATAGCCAACCTGAAGATGTGGGCGATGATCGACGACATCTCCTATGTCCCCTTCCGCCAGACCGAAAATGTCGATGACATCTACGGGCGCCGTCTGCGCCGCACGGTAGAGGACGTGCCCCAGATTGACAGCCTGCTGCTGATCGATACCGAAGGCACGGTCATGTGGTCGACGACCGAAGTGATGGTGGGCTTGAACCTGGCCGACCGCGCCTATTTCCAGAAAGCGATCACCATGTCGCGCGGGGAATTCACGGTGGGATCACCCATCAATTCGCGTGGTACGGCGCGTCGGCTGACCCCCATCGCCTGGCCCATCATCAGCTCCGCCGGTGAACTTCGGGGGATCTTCGTCTCCTCCCTCGGGGAACCCTACTTCGCCGAACTGCTGAGCCTTCAGGGCGTGGAGGACGACATGATCGTGCGGATCGTCACCGCCGACGGGGCAACGGCCTTTGCCACCGGAACTGACGGCCTCGCCGATCCCGGCAGGCTGATGACCGCCAGCCGCCCGATCGGCGCGCTTGGCCTGGAAATCCAGGTCAGCCGGTCGCGCCGGGCGGTCCTGCGCAATTACTGGGACCGCACGCTGGCCTTCGGGTTCATCGCCACGCTGCTGTTCTTCACCGTTCTGCTGTCGGCGATCCGGGCGCGGTCGCAATCGGTGATGCTGGCCGCCGGCCTGAAACGCTCGGAGCAGGATCGGCTGAAGATCCAGACGACGCAGCGCGAATTCGACGCGATCTTCGAGAATGTGGGCGACGGTATCGTGGTGTTCGACGACATCGATACCCTGCACCGTTCCAATCTGGCCGCGCGGCGGTTTCTGGACGTGGACGACGACGAATCCGCCGTGCACCGCCTGCGCGAGCGGCTGCCGCCCTTCGCCGATATTCCCAAGGAAACGGCCGTCTATCCCCTGAACCTCGCACCGCGCGATCCCGGTGGGCCCCCCCAGCGGTTGCAATGCCGGGTCATGAAGCTTCACCTGTACGGCACCGACATCGCCTATTGCGTGCTGGAAGACATCTCCGCCGAGGAACGCCTGGCGGAGACGCGGATGTCCTTCGTCACCTCGGTGAACCACGAGTTGCGCACCCCGTTGACCTCGCTGTCCGGCGCGCTGGACCTGCTGCGGGCCCGGTTCGAGGCCGAACTGCCGGCGGGCGCGAAGAAACTCGTCAACATGGCCGCCCGCAATGCCGACCGGCTGCTGGTGCTGGTCAATGACATCCTGACGCTGCAAGCCATCGACCAGCAGCAATTGTCGATCAACCGCGAACCCGTCGCCGTGGCGGAAGCGCTGTCCGAAGCCGTGACCACCAACACCGGTTATGGCGTCGGGCGGGATGTCTCCATCGCCGCCGATCCTTTGCCGACGGGTGAAGATCCCGTGCTGCTGCTGGACCGGGTGCGGCTGCAACAGGTCCTGGCCAACCTGATTTCCAACGCGATCAAGTATTCGCCGCCGGGCTCACAGGTCCGTATCGGTGCCGAGATCCACCCGCGATCCGTCCGGTTCTACGTCAGCGACACCGGCCCCGGCATTCCCGAGGATGCGCTCGACCGGCTGTTCGACAGGTTCACCAAGCCGGTGCACGGGCATGACATCCAGGTCAGCGGCACCGGGCTGGGACTCGCCATCACCCGCGAGCTCGTCCATCGTCAGGGCGGAGAAATCACCGTCGAATCCCGCGCGCAAGCCGATGGCGCCAAGGACAGCGGAACGACCTTTCACGTCAGTTTTCAGCGCCAATCCGGCACGGAGGGCCAAACAGCATGA
- a CDS encoding glycosyltransferase family 2 protein, translating to MQLDAESHAIGTLLLERGALTAEQLDAAEELAERWNLSLVQVLLSRRWLTTQELYTQIAIYHDLPLVDLEDTPADAELVRRFDPAELNRFTTIPIGESDGTVTVATSRPGPRTLLHIRDTYGTRTRIVVASHLQVSAALQQAFRDQHSHEAVYALAELDPDMSAQQVVTPPQVLVIYLLLSALLLGLAFAPIATLIVLNVCLTVFYTGNFLFKGLLVWVGGAAQETSSRAIAAEAQILRDEDLPVYTVLVPMFREPEVLPILAQALRNLNYPLAKLDIKIVLEEGDHETIEAAERLDLEGVFEIVRVPASHPQTKPKACNFALRYAQGDLLVIFDAEDKPEPDQLRKVVAAFNQSTPNTACIQCRLNYYNARENWLTRMFTLDYSLWFDLMLPGLEKMRIPIPLGGTSNHFRMDVLRELNAWDPFNVTEDADLGIRLTQKGYRVGVIDSTTFEEANVSIPNWIRQRSRWIKGYMQTFLVHSRRPVHLWNSVGAAGVFGFVFFIGGTVLSGLLNPVFWAIFGLWMVFGSVAIEPYFPLPVLYLSLINLLAGNGLLIYLTMVAPFRRRWTDLAPWGVTVIGYWVLMTIAAYKALWQLISNPFYWEKTQHGLSKHTASELAGAEAESLGPTGSLPQDVGT from the coding sequence ATGCAGCTGGATGCGGAAAGCCACGCCATCGGGACGCTGCTGCTGGAGCGTGGCGCCCTGACGGCGGAGCAGCTCGATGCGGCGGAGGAGCTGGCAGAACGCTGGAACCTGTCACTGGTGCAGGTTCTGCTGTCGCGGCGCTGGCTGACCACCCAAGAGCTGTACACGCAGATCGCCATCTACCACGATCTGCCGCTGGTCGATCTGGAGGACACGCCCGCCGATGCCGAACTGGTGCGGCGGTTCGATCCGGCTGAGTTGAACCGCTTTACCACGATCCCGATCGGCGAAAGCGACGGGACCGTCACGGTTGCAACCTCGCGCCCCGGACCGCGCACCCTGCTGCATATCCGCGACACCTATGGCACGCGGACCCGGATCGTCGTGGCTTCGCACCTGCAAGTCTCCGCCGCGCTGCAACAGGCGTTCCGCGACCAGCATTCGCACGAGGCGGTCTATGCGCTGGCAGAGCTGGATCCCGACATGTCCGCGCAGCAGGTGGTGACGCCGCCGCAGGTTCTGGTGATCTACCTGCTGCTGTCGGCGCTGCTGTTGGGGCTGGCTTTTGCACCAATCGCCACCCTGATCGTACTGAACGTCTGCCTGACGGTGTTCTACACCGGGAATTTCCTGTTCAAGGGGCTGCTGGTCTGGGTCGGCGGCGCCGCACAGGAAACATCGTCGCGCGCCATCGCGGCCGAAGCCCAGATCCTGCGCGACGAGGATCTGCCGGTCTATACCGTGCTGGTGCCCATGTTCCGCGAACCGGAGGTGCTGCCGATCCTCGCGCAGGCGCTGCGGAACCTGAATTATCCGCTGGCCAAGCTCGACATCAAGATCGTGCTGGAGGAAGGCGACCACGAGACCATCGAAGCGGCGGAGCGGCTGGACCTGGAAGGCGTGTTCGAAATCGTGCGCGTCCCGGCTTCGCACCCGCAGACCAAGCCGAAGGCCTGCAATTTCGCGCTGCGCTACGCCCAGGGCGACCTGCTGGTGATCTTCGATGCCGAGGACAAGCCCGAACCGGATCAGCTGCGCAAGGTTGTCGCCGCCTTCAACCAATCCACGCCCAACACGGCCTGCATCCAGTGCCGTCTGAACTATTACAACGCGCGCGAGAACTGGCTGACGCGGATGTTCACGCTGGATTATTCGCTGTGGTTCGACCTGATGCTGCCGGGCCTGGAAAAGATGCGCATCCCGATCCCGCTGGGCGGCACGTCGAACCACTTTCGCATGGATGTGCTGCGCGAGCTGAACGCCTGGGATCCGTTCAACGTGACCGAAGACGCCGACCTGGGCATCCGCCTGACCCAGAAGGGCTATCGCGTCGGGGTGATCGACAGCACCACCTTCGAGGAGGCCAACGTCTCCATTCCCAACTGGATCCGGCAACGCTCCCGCTGGATCAAGGGCTACATGCAGACTTTCCTGGTGCATTCGCGGCGGCCGGTGCACCTGTGGAACTCGGTCGGGGCGGCGGGCGTCTTCGGGTTCGTCTTCTTCATCGGCGGCACCGTGCTGTCGGGTCTGCTGAACCCGGTGTTCTGGGCGATCTTCGGGCTGTGGATGGTGTTCGGATCGGTGGCCATCGAACCCTATTTCCCCCTGCCGGTGCTGTATCTGTCGCTGATCAACCTGCTGGCCGGCAACGGGCTGCTGATCTACCTGACCATGGTGGCGCCATTCCGGCGACGATGGACGGATCTTGCGCCCTGGGGCGTCACGGTGATCGGCTATTGGGTGCTGATGACCATCGCGGCCTACAAGGCGCTGTGGCAGCTGATCTCCAACCCGTTCTACTGGGAAAAGACCCAACACGGCCTGTCCAAACATACCGCCAGTGAACTTGCCGGCGCCGAGGCGGAAAGCCTGGGTCCGACCGGCAGCCTGCCGCAGGATGTGGGCACATGA
- a CDS encoding TRAP transporter large permease, with product MFAQTFAILLGLVAISMPIAAVLLITGLVMGWLHSPMPLHVAGSEIFWKVANEFTLTTIPLFVMLGELLLRAGVAERMYAATALWLNRLPGGLLHANIAASTLFSATSGSSVATAATIGTVALPEIERRGYNERLFLGSLAAGGTLGILIPPSIHLILYGMMTQSSIPQLYSAALVPGLLLALIFGGIVILTCLLRPSMGGQRIAATWSQRLRSLPSILPIIGLFLVVVGSIYAGIATPTEAASLGLVFTLILAACYRRLSIQMLKEAFTGTMRTTAMIMLIVMVSYFLNFILSFLGIPQALTRLVGELGLSPTGTILIIVVFFVALGCFMESLSMLVTMTPLVAPIVFSLGYDPVWFGVLLIVLLEVALITPPVGINLYVVQAIRSRGGIGDVMIGALPFVVAMFGLIGLLVAFPEIALWLPSLLE from the coding sequence CTCGTGGCCATTTCCATGCCGATCGCCGCCGTGCTGCTGATCACCGGGCTGGTGATGGGCTGGCTGCATTCGCCCATGCCCCTGCATGTCGCGGGGTCCGAAATCTTCTGGAAAGTGGCCAATGAATTCACCCTGACGACCATCCCGCTGTTCGTCATGCTGGGTGAGTTGCTGCTGCGCGCCGGCGTGGCGGAGCGCATGTACGCGGCGACGGCACTTTGGCTGAACCGGCTGCCCGGCGGGCTGCTGCATGCCAATATCGCGGCTTCCACCCTGTTTTCCGCGACCTCCGGGTCATCCGTTGCCACCGCCGCGACGATCGGCACCGTCGCCCTCCCCGAAATCGAACGGCGCGGCTACAACGAGCGGCTGTTCCTGGGCTCTCTGGCGGCGGGCGGGACGCTGGGGATTCTGATCCCGCCGTCGATCCATCTGATCCTCTACGGGATGATGACACAAAGTTCGATCCCGCAGCTTTATTCGGCGGCGCTGGTGCCGGGCCTTCTTCTGGCGCTGATCTTCGGCGGAATTGTCATCCTGACCTGTCTGTTGCGCCCCTCCATGGGCGGTCAGCGGATCGCGGCAACCTGGAGCCAGCGCCTGCGCAGCCTGCCTTCGATCCTGCCGATCATCGGCCTGTTCCTCGTCGTGGTCGGTTCGATCTATGCCGGCATCGCCACCCCGACGGAGGCGGCGTCCCTCGGGCTGGTTTTCACCCTGATCCTGGCTGCCTGCTACCGGCGGCTTTCGATCCAGATGCTGAAGGAGGCCTTTACCGGCACCATGCGGACCACGGCGATGATCATGCTGATCGTGATGGTCTCGTATTTCCTCAACTTCATCCTCTCTTTCCTGGGCATCCCGCAGGCTCTGACCAGGTTGGTCGGAGAGCTGGGCCTGTCACCGACGGGCACGATCCTGATCATCGTGGTGTTCTTCGTGGCGCTTGGCTGCTTCATGGAAAGCCTGTCGATGCTGGTCACGATGACCCCGCTGGTGGCGCCGATCGTGTTCTCTCTGGGCTATGATCCGGTGTGGTTCGGCGTCCTGCTGATCGTGTTGCTCGAAGTGGCGCTGATCACGCCGCCGGTCGGCATCAATCTCTACGTGGTGCAGGCCATCCGGTCGCGCGGCGGCATAGGGGATGTGATGATCGGCGCGCTGCCTTTCGTGGTCGCGATGTTCGGCCTGATCGGCCTGCTGGTGGCCTTCCCCGAGATCGCCCTTTGGCTTCCTTCTCTCCTTGAGTGA
- a CDS encoding cellulose biosynthesis cyclic di-GMP-binding regulatory protein BcsB, giving the protein MALAKILIGALACTPLAAFGQDAEISTASRPAATTSAETISRTITLADLGFGNGLSFRQLSGQTTVFIPVPDTAPLRGGTITLDITHGATVAVDRYLQVSVGGRPVATHSLGNRAETFSLPVDFDAAAVSGGFLAVGLTYSGAFTDRVCVDERASGDFLDISPRSAVTLDLDRDGILSPALFAGFRPADMRVTLPDQASLGGLAAATRAAALFGAETGGVRFGTAPGNNGQDWTEGHVQLEVATSGVQAEMQVTPDADFPALRVRGTDPQLGLWQLASGWAGLAGGETAITTAISDAGPDDGLLPLSALAADLTPRNVVSTEDVLIPFQSSDLPAGKTVDAVNLVVAAALDAEGRGATASVYLNDTLLGNRPLPSGAPERLNFDVPSGLIGRDNQLRVSIQRQPSGGECRFKPQGYPAQVLPGSALRLADADVHDGHFFGLRQEFGAGVQVVLDPALGLDLETALPWIAGVAGSMIPDRASILPRASVAAIEPGLPFFVISATNPGDAEPAITFDAGAVEIRNTDAEVIFAGDALDRLGVAQIVTRGEQPGLWLRPGNGPAPEPTARNPLVLNRGDLALLGQEGVIVATSTRINPVLDVVYPDRTSLAQIFAKYRPWIVGGAWVLLTLIVLIVFQRIYRNRRSGPGG; this is encoded by the coding sequence GTGGCTCTTGCCAAGATCCTCATAGGCGCCCTCGCCTGCACGCCCCTCGCCGCATTTGGCCAGGATGCCGAAATCTCAACGGCTTCGCGCCCTGCGGCCACGACCAGCGCAGAGACGATCAGCCGCACGATCACGCTGGCGGACCTCGGCTTCGGCAACGGCCTGTCCTTTCGGCAGCTGTCAGGGCAAACCACCGTCTTCATCCCCGTCCCCGACACCGCCCCCCTGCGCGGCGGGACCATCACGCTGGACATCACCCATGGCGCCACGGTCGCGGTGGATCGCTACTTGCAGGTGTCCGTCGGCGGCCGGCCGGTGGCGACACATTCGCTGGGCAATCGCGCCGAAACGTTCAGTCTGCCGGTGGATTTCGACGCCGCGGCGGTGTCGGGCGGGTTTCTGGCCGTCGGGCTGACCTATTCCGGGGCCTTCACCGATCGGGTCTGCGTGGACGAACGCGCCTCGGGCGATTTCCTGGATATCTCCCCACGCTCTGCCGTGACGCTCGACCTGGATCGTGACGGCATCCTGTCCCCGGCGCTGTTCGCCGGGTTCCGTCCCGCCGACATGCGCGTGACCCTGCCGGATCAGGCCTCCCTTGGGGGGTTGGCGGCGGCGACACGGGCCGCGGCACTCTTCGGGGCGGAAACCGGCGGCGTGCGGTTCGGGACGGCACCGGGCAACAACGGACAGGACTGGACCGAAGGCCATGTGCAGCTGGAGGTTGCGACCTCCGGCGTGCAAGCCGAAATGCAGGTCACGCCCGATGCGGATTTCCCCGCCCTGCGGGTGCGGGGCACCGATCCGCAGCTTGGGCTGTGGCAACTGGCCTCCGGCTGGGCAGGGCTGGCGGGTGGAGAGACGGCGATCACCACGGCGATCTCGGACGCGGGCCCGGATGATGGCCTGCTGCCGCTTTCGGCTCTGGCGGCGGACCTGACGCCGCGCAATGTGGTCTCGACCGAGGACGTGCTGATTCCGTTCCAATCCTCCGATCTGCCGGCGGGCAAGACCGTCGACGCGGTCAACCTCGTGGTGGCGGCAGCGCTGGATGCGGAGGGGCGCGGCGCGACCGCCTCGGTCTATCTGAACGACACCCTGCTGGGGAACCGTCCGCTGCCCAGTGGCGCGCCCGAGCGGTTGAACTTCGACGTGCCGTCGGGGCTGATCGGCCGGGACAACCAGCTGCGCGTGTCGATCCAGCGCCAGCCCTCCGGCGGCGAATGCCGGTTCAAGCCGCAGGGTTACCCGGCGCAGGTGCTGCCGGGCAGTGCGCTGCGCCTGGCCGATGCCGATGTGCACGATGGCCATTTCTTCGGTCTGCGGCAGGAATTCGGCGCAGGCGTGCAGGTCGTTCTCGATCCTGCGCTTGGCCTTGACCTCGAAACGGCGCTGCCGTGGATTGCCGGGGTCGCGGGCAGCATGATCCCCGACCGCGCGTCCATCCTGCCGCGCGCCAGCGTTGCGGCGATCGAGCCGGGGCTGCCCTTCTTCGTCATTTCCGCCACCAACCCCGGTGACGCCGAACCGGCCATCACCTTTGACGCCGGCGCGGTGGAGATCCGCAACACCGACGCGGAGGTGATCTTTGCCGGCGACGCTCTGGATCGGCTGGGCGTGGCCCAGATTGTCACGCGGGGCGAACAGCCGGGCCTGTGGCTGCGTCCGGGCAACGGGCCAGCGCCGGAACCCACCGCGCGGAACCCGCTGGTCCTCAATCGTGGCGATCTGGCCCTGCTCGGACAGGAGGGCGTGATCGTCGCCACCTCCACCCGGATCAACCCGGTGCTGGATGTGGTCTATCCCGACCGCACCAGCCTGGCCCAGATCTTCGCCAAGTACCGGCCCTGGATCGTTGGCGGGGCGTGGGTTCTGCTGACGTTGATCGTACTGATCGTCTTCCAGCGCATCTACCGGAACCGGCGCAGCGGGCCGGGCGGCTGA
- a CDS encoding response regulator, whose amino-acid sequence MRILFVDDEADIRELIEMAVMIEDDIEATFAGTGLEALALLETQVFDILFLDVMMPPPDGLAVLRAARANTDQGDAIIVMCTARTSAESEAEFRALGADHILHKPFKPLKLAEYIRSISRSSVPSRDSWSARKPL is encoded by the coding sequence ATGAGAATTCTGTTCGTCGACGACGAAGCCGACATCCGGGAACTGATCGAAATGGCGGTCATGATCGAAGACGACATCGAGGCGACCTTTGCCGGGACTGGCCTTGAGGCGCTGGCCCTGCTGGAAACGCAGGTCTTCGACATCCTGTTCCTGGACGTGATGATGCCACCCCCCGACGGTCTGGCCGTATTGCGGGCGGCGCGCGCCAATACGGACCAGGGCGACGCGATCATCGTCATGTGCACCGCCCGCACCTCTGCGGAGTCAGAGGCCGAATTTCGCGCGCTCGGCGCTGATCACATCCTGCACAAGCCGTTCAAACCTCTGAAACTCGCCGAGTACATCCGCTCCATTTCCAGGTCCTCCGTCCCGTCGCGGGACAGCTGGTCCGCCCGGAAACCGCTGTGA
- a CDS encoding permease, whose protein sequence is MIKRVLSASTGGAMAITFVASLGLFLAWPGAILETLGFVFQGLMDVAPLVVPGILLAAWVMASGASAHVARVFEGRRYQAILAASVVGAFTPVCGITVLPLMAGLLASGVPLAPVMAFWLASPITDPAMLAATIATLGPGFAVAKTLAAFGLGVFAGLATLAAPVAWTASPLRQTRFAPSLHGSGAGCRPDGFRLAFWKEPARRRRFQSETVATSRLVILCLVPAFAAEYWLNAALSPTALALYLGPESWWAVPLAVIVGAPAYLDGFAALPLTRAMLDHGMAPGAALAFLVSGGAVSIWGAMAIFPVLKIRPFLLYLSLALVGATLAGWGFGAFL, encoded by the coding sequence ATGATCAAACGCGTCCTGTCCGCATCCACCGGCGGTGCCATGGCCATTACCTTCGTGGCCTCTCTTGGCCTGTTTCTCGCCTGGCCCGGCGCCATTCTGGAAACCCTGGGCTTTGTCTTCCAGGGTCTGATGGACGTTGCCCCGTTGGTGGTCCCCGGAATTCTCCTTGCGGCCTGGGTGATGGCCAGTGGCGCGTCGGCGCATGTGGCGCGGGTGTTTGAGGGGAGGCGCTACCAGGCGATCCTTGCGGCCTCTGTCGTGGGGGCCTTCACGCCGGTCTGCGGGATCACGGTCCTGCCATTGATGGCGGGGCTTCTGGCCTCCGGGGTGCCACTGGCCCCGGTCATGGCGTTCTGGCTGGCCTCGCCGATCACGGACCCGGCGATGTTGGCGGCGACCATCGCAACCCTTGGCCCAGGATTTGCCGTGGCCAAGACCCTTGCCGCGTTTGGCCTGGGTGTATTCGCCGGTCTGGCCACGCTTGCAGCGCCCGTGGCGTGGACCGCCAGCCCGTTGCGACAGACGCGGTTCGCACCCTCCCTGCACGGTTCAGGCGCGGGCTGTCGCCCGGACGGCTTCCGGCTCGCCTTCTGGAAAGAGCCCGCGAGACGACGCAGGTTCCAGAGCGAAACCGTGGCCACCTCCCGGCTGGTGATCCTCTGCCTGGTGCCGGCCTTCGCGGCGGAATACTGGCTGAACGCGGCGCTCAGCCCGACGGCCCTTGCCCTCTACCTGGGACCGGAAAGCTGGTGGGCCGTGCCGCTGGCCGTAATTGTCGGGGCGCCGGCCTATCTGGACGGGTTCGCCGCCCTGCCGCTGACCCGCGCGATGTTGGACCACGGCATGGCGCCGGGCGCGGCACTGGCCTTTCTTGTCTCCGGCGGGGCGGTCAGCATCTGGGGCGCCATGGCGATCTTTCCGGTGCTGAAGATCCGGCCGTTCCTGTTGTACCTGTCGCTGGCGCTGGTGGGCGCGACCTTGGCAGGCTGGGGGTTCGGCGCCTTTCTCTGA